The Chitinophagales bacterium genome contains a region encoding:
- a CDS encoding glycosyltransferase — translation MIRRDDKDLWRFREAKSINASDRFILMVLVTAGIISILVFADWWFRRMHVANWMFFITLSLIFWWGLARLVLMWINNLGIQKPLPVSPGKNLRVAIFTTSSPGEPLEMFEKTLAACAAIHYPHTTYLLDDTRDIRFKEVAEKNNAVWLELVGIPGAKAGKINAALQLTSEDFILVLDPDHIPFPEFFEHTLGFFKDEKVGFVQVCQAYYNQYRSFTAKGAAEQTYSFYGPTQMSLHGYGCAVAIGANCTFRRKALESIGGHGIGLAEDLITSIRLHAAGWKSIYNPVVLSRGLVPEDFGSFCKQQLKWSRGVFEVTFVEIPKLFRRLSFWQRISYFTIGTYYLVGVMQFFFTLLPFIFFLTGILPATMPFADFLIHGSFVALFGISSYLFMQRWLCHPAMERGLHWRGMVLKYACWPVFLIGFLLGVVNADIPYIPTAKKAVTGYFTPFARPLVLHVLLFLVTSISVFSYRRYGMPEVELVATAEKTWAMFAFALIAFAMSVGGIFAALEARRLKEEDPWDTVDIDKLKTTQHEQ, via the coding sequence TTTTAATGGTGCTGGTAACGGCCGGTATCATCAGCATACTGGTATTTGCCGACTGGTGGTTCCGCCGCATGCATGTGGCCAACTGGATGTTCTTTATCACGCTCAGCCTGATTTTCTGGTGGGGGCTGGCACGGCTGGTATTGATGTGGATCAACAACCTGGGCATACAGAAACCGCTTCCTGTTTCACCTGGAAAAAATTTGCGGGTTGCCATCTTCACCACGAGTTCACCCGGCGAGCCGCTGGAAATGTTTGAGAAAACGCTGGCTGCCTGCGCTGCCATCCATTATCCGCATACCACATATTTACTGGACGATACACGGGATATACGTTTCAAAGAAGTAGCAGAAAAAAATAATGCCGTATGGCTTGAACTCGTGGGCATTCCCGGTGCCAAAGCCGGAAAAATAAATGCGGCGCTGCAACTAACCTCGGAAGATTTCATCCTGGTGCTGGATCCCGATCATATTCCATTCCCCGAATTTTTTGAACACACCCTGGGATTTTTCAAGGATGAAAAAGTGGGCTTCGTGCAGGTATGCCAGGCCTATTACAATCAGTACCGGTCATTCACGGCGAAAGGCGCAGCAGAACAAACCTATTCCTTTTATGGCCCCACGCAGATGAGCTTGCATGGCTATGGCTGCGCCGTTGCCATCGGCGCCAATTGCACCTTCAGAAGAAAAGCGCTGGAAAGTATCGGTGGCCACGGCATCGGATTGGCGGAAGACCTCATCACCTCTATCAGGCTGCATGCCGCAGGCTGGAAATCTATTTACAACCCGGTAGTGTTGAGTCGCGGACTGGTGCCCGAAGACTTCGGTTCATTTTGCAAACAACAACTGAAATGGTCGCGTGGCGTGTTTGAGGTAACATTTGTGGAGATACCAAAACTCTTCCGTCGTCTTTCTTTCTGGCAGCGCATTTCTTATTTCACCATTGGCACCTATTACTTAGTCGGTGTGATGCAATTTTTCTTCACCCTTCTTCCCTTTATCTTCTTCCTCACCGGCATCCTTCCCGCCACCATGCCATTCGCCGATTTTCTGATACACGGTTCCTTCGTTGCCTTGTTCGGAATCTCATCTTACCTGTTCATGCAGCGATGGCTCTGTCATCCTGCCATGGAACGCGGCCTGCACTGGCGCGGCATGGTATTGAAATATGCCTGCTGGCCGGTATTCCTCATCGGCTTTTTGCTGGGTGTGGTGAATGCTGATATTCCATACATACCGACAGCTAAAAAGGCCGTAACCGGTTACTTCACGCCATTTGCCCGTCCATTGGTGTTGCATGTACTGCTCTTCCTTGTTACCAGCATCAGCGTGTTCAGTTACCGGCGATATGGTATGCCGGAAGTGGAACTGGTAGCTACTGCGGAAAAAACCTGGGCCATGTTCGCCTTTGCGCTGATCGCCTTTGCCATGTCGGTGGGAGGAATTTTTGCAGCGCTTGAAGCAAGAAGGCTGAA